In Syngnathus typhle isolate RoL2023-S1 ecotype Sweden linkage group LG14, RoL_Styp_1.0, whole genome shotgun sequence, one genomic interval encodes:
- the ap3d1 gene encoding AP-3 complex subunit delta-1 isoform X6 produces the protein MALKIVKGSIDRMFDKNLQDLVRGIRNHKEDEAKYISTCIDEIKQELKQDNIAVKANAVCKLTYLQMLGYDVSWAAFNIVEVMSSSKFTYKRIGYLAASQCFHESTDVIMLTTNQIRKDLSSPNQYDTGVALTGLSCFVTPDLARDLANDIMTLMSHTKPYIRKKAVLIMYKVFLKYPESLRPAFPRLKEKLEDPDPGVQSAAVNVICELARRNPKNYLSLAPLFFKLMTSSTNNWVLIKIIKLFGALTPLEPRLGKKLIEPLTNLIHSTSAMSLLYECVNTVIAVLISLSSGMPNHSASIQLCVQKLRILIEDSDQNLKYLGLLAMSKILKTHPKSVQSHKDLILQCLDDKDESIRLRALDLLYGMVSKKNLMEIVKKLMLHVDKAEGTTYRDELLTKIIDICSQSNYQYITNFEWYISILVELTRLEGTRHGHLIASQMLDVAIRVKAIRVFAVAQMATLLDNAHLLTGNMQRNGICEVLYAAAWICGEFSEHLENPLQTLEAMLRPKVATLPGHIQAVYVQNAAKLFATVLQSQKDNTDGTTVQETNQLMIDRLPLFVQSANLEVQERASCILQLVKYIQKLQQKEVEVAEEVIALFAGELNPVAPKAQKKVPVPEGLDLDAWINEPPSESESEDEQPKAIFTKEEPKHSRPRHTEVDEKELARRREARKQEQANNPFYIKASPSSQKVYQDTSGVEHIPVVQIDLSVPLKVPGLPMSDQYVKLEEERRQKERADKKKKDKKKKKEKRSGRGKKHDSGPESEEDITPAHMVDIVTEEMPENALPSDEDDKDPNDPHKALDIDLDKPLADSEKLPVRSHRPADVLKSPDGDTESTSQEVKRSSKEKKEKKKDKERDRKKSKEEKKKKKHKHEEKGVDLLGNPSGEPAVQSETPVEVVAPPASTTAEVSDLDFWLSNAPAPSHAQEAVTVAAEAVSLPKAASGTTPHSDPDESKDAETEESKSSKHKKKKQKKEKEEKDKKKKKKHHHHHHHSDGGEEGTVQNGSVDEEEPLPPMSNYCLLAENAYIKMMMEDADQVYDIQGNLQDGSQVVVSVIFENKCDSFLKSMEFNVLDSLNSKLQRPEGAGAHDGLTVPFQLPPGVSNEARFVFTVQSIVMPQKLKGTLTFIVKNEDSSTHEKLDFKLHFTCTSYLITTPCYSDAFAKLLESGDLKGSSVKLEGITMPFHHLLARICFYHHFSVVERVDSCASMYSRSIQGHHVCLLVKTSDQTVSIDAKCDEPALLGNVLDEIKQTFSQC, from the exons ATGGCTTTGAAGATTGTCAAGGGGAGCATCGATCGGATGTTCGATAAAAACCTTCAGGATTTAGTACGTGGCATCAGGAACCACAAGGAAGATGAG GCCAAGTACATCTCCACTTGCATCGATGAGATCAAGCAAGAGCTCAAGCAGGATAATATTGCCGTCAAAGCCAATGCCGTGTGCAAGCTCACCTAC CTTCAGATGCTCGGCTATGACGTCAGCTGGGCCGCCTTCAACATCGTCGAAGTCATGAGCTCCTCCAAGTTCACTTACAAG AGGATCGGCTACTTGGCGGCCTCGCAGTGCTTTCACGAGAGCACAGACGTCATCATGCTGACCACTAATCAGATCCGAAAG GATCTGAGCAGTCCCAACCAGTACGACACAGGCGTCGCCCTCACAGGCTTGTCTTGCTTCGTCACCCCCGACCTGGCTCGGGACCTGGCCAACGACATTATGACGTTG ATGTCTCACACTAAACCTTACATCCGGAAGAAAGCGGTGCTGATTATGTACAAGGTCTTTCTCAAGTACCCAGAGTCCCTCCGTCCTGCTTTCCCCAGGCTCAAGGAGAAACTTGAAGACCCAGATccag GTGTTCAGTCGGCCGCAGTCAACGTGAtctgtgagctggcccgccggaATCCCAAAAACTACCTGTCTTTGGCACCACTCTTCTTCAAGCTCATGACCTCCTCCACCAACAATTGGGTTCTTATTAAGATTATTAAATTG TTTGGAGCTCTCACTCCTCTGGAGCCTCGATTGGGGAAAAAGCTGATTGAACCTCTGACCAACCTAATTCACAG TACATCTGCCATGTCTTTGCTGTACGAGTGTGTGAACACGGTTATTGCGG TGTTAATTTCTTTGTCGTCTGGGATGCCGAACCACAGTGCTAGTATCCAG CTCTGTGTCCAGAAACTGAGAATCCTGATTGAAGACTCTGACCAGAACT TGAAGTATCTGGGCCTTTTGGCCATGTCCAAAATCCTGAAGACCCACCCGAAGTCAGTGCAGAGCCACAAGGACCTCATCCTGCAGTGTCTGGATGACAAGGACGAGTCCATCCGTCTCAGAGCTTTGGACCTACTTTATGGCATG GTCTCCAAAAAGAACTTGATGGAGATTGTGAAGAAGCTGATGCTACACGTGGACAAAGCAGAGGGAACCACTTACAGGGATGAACTGCTCACTAAGATCATTGACATCTGTAGCCAGAGCAACTACCAGTACATCACCAACTTTGAGTG GTACATCAGCATCCTTGTAGAGCTGACGCGATTAGAGGGCACGAGGCACGGACACCTGATCGCCTCTCAGATGCTGGACGTGGCCATCCGGGTTAAGGCCATCCGGGTATTTGCCGTGGCCCAGATGGCCACCCTGCTGGACAATGCTCACCTCTTGACCGGGAACATGCAGAGAAATGGCATCTGTGAAGTTTTGTATGCGGCAGCTTGGATCTGTGGAGAGTTCTCGGA ACACCTGGAGAACCCGTTGCAGACGCTAGAAGCCATGCTGCGTCCCAAGGTGGCCACCTTGCCGGGCCACATCCAAGCCGTGTACGTGCAGAATGCCGCCAAGCTGTTCGCCACCGTGCTGCAGAGCCAAAAGGACAACACGGATGGCACAACAGTGCAAGAAACcaaccagctcatgatcgaccgcCTCCCGCTTTTTGTCCAGAGCGCCAACCTGGAGGTGCAGGAGAGG GCGTCTTGCATCCTGCAGCTGGTGAAATACATCCAGAAACTGCAGCAGAAGGAAGTCGAGGTAGCGGAGGAAGTGATTGCACTTTTTGCCGGAGAACTCAACCCTGTAGCCCCCAAGGCACAGAAGAAAGTGCCTGTCCCTGAAGG TCTGGACCTGGATGCCTGGATCAACGAGCCTCCATCCGAGAGCGAGTCTGAGGACGAGCAGCCCAAGGCTATTTTTACAAAGGAGGAGCCCAAGCATTCCCGGCCCAGACACACAGAAGTGGACGAGAAGGAGCTGGCAAGG AGAAGAGAAGCCAGGAAACAAGAGCAAGCCAACAACCCCTTTTACATCAAGGCCTCACCATCTTCTCAGAAG GTGTACCAGGACACATCAGGAGTGGAGCACATCCCAGTCGTTCAGATTGATCTGAGTGTGCCTCTGAAAGTACCAG GCCTGCCTATGTCCGACCAGTACGtgaagctggaggaggagcgTCGGCAGAAGGAGCGAGCCGACAAGAAAAAGAaggacaagaagaaaaagaaagagaagcgCAGTGGACGTGGGAAAAAACACGACTCGGGTCCGGAGAGCGAGGAGGACATCACGCCGGCGCACATGGTCGACATCGTCACCGAGGAGATGCCAGAG AATGCCTTACCCAGTGATGAGGATGACAAAGATCCGAATGACCCTCACAAAGCCCTGGATATCGACCTGGACAA GCCACTTGCAGACAGCGAGAAGCTACCAGTCAGGTCCCACCGTCCGGCAGACGTCCTGAAAAGCCCGGACGGAGATACGGAAAGTACCTCGCAGGAGGTCAAGAGGAGCAGCaaagagaagaaggagaagaagaaagataaagagagggataggaag AAGagcaaagaggagaagaagaagaaaaaacacaaacatgaaGAAAAAGGAGTGGATCTTCTCGGGAATCCGTCGGGTGAACCCGCCGTCCAATCAGAAACACCCGTTGAGGTGGTGGCTCCGCCCGCCTCCACGACTGCTGAG gtgtcagatctggacttcTGGCTTTCAAATGCTCCAGCGCCCTCTCACGCCCAG GAAGCAGTAACAGTAGCAGCAGAAGCCGTTTCCCTGCCCAAGGCAGCTTCTGGCACGACGCCACACTCCGATCCCGACGAGAGCAAGGACGCCGAGACGGAGGAGTCG AAGTCATCTaagcacaagaagaagaagcagaaaaaggagaaggaggagaaggacaagaaaaagaagaagaagcaccatcaccatcaccaccacagcGATGGAGGTGAAGAAGGGACTGTGCAAAACGGCAGCGTGGATGAGGAAGAACCTCTTCCG cccatGTCCAACTACTGCCTCCTCGCAGAGAACGCTTACATCAAGATG ATGATGGAAGATGCCGATCAG GTATACGACATCCAGGGGAACCTGCAAGATGGCAGCCAGGTGGTGGTGTCGGTCATCTTTGAGAACAAATGCGATAGCTTCCTGAAATCCATGGAGTTCAACGTGCTGGACTCCCTGAACTCCAAGCTGCAGAGGCCGGAGGGGGCGGGGGCGCACGACGGCCTCACCGTCccctttcagctccctcctg GGGTGTCCAATGAAGCGCGCTTTGTGTTCACCGTGCAGAGCATCGTCATGCCACAGAAACTGAAGGGAACGCTCACTTTCATTGTCAAG AATGAAGACTCCTCAACTCATGAGAAACTGGACTTCAAACTGCACTTTACTTGCACCTCCTACCTAATCACCACTCCATGCTACAG CGACGCATTTGCAAAATTGTTGGAATCCGGCGACCTGAAGGGGAGCTCTGTCAAACTGGAAGGCATCACCATGCCCTTCCACCACCTTCTGGCCAGGATCTGCTTCTATCACCACTTCTCTG tCGTGGAGAGGGTGGACTCCTGTGCCTCCATGTATAGCAGGTCAATCCAGGGTCACCATGTGTGTTTGCTCGTCAAAACT TCCGACCAAACGGTGTCCATCGACGCCAAATGTGACGAACCGGCGCTGCTCGGGAACGTGCTGGATGAGATCAAACAGACCTTCTCTCAGTGCTGA
- the ap3d1 gene encoding AP-3 complex subunit delta-1 isoform X8, producing the protein MALKIVKGSIDRMFDKNLQDLVRGIRNHKEDEAKYISTCIDEIKQELKQDNIAVKANAVCKLTYLQMLGYDVSWAAFNIVEVMSSSKFTYKRIGYLAASQCFHESTDVIMLTTNQIRKDLSSPNQYDTGVALTGLSCFVTPDLARDLANDIMTLMSHTKPYIRKKAVLIMYKVFLKYPESLRPAFPRLKEKLEDPDPGVQSAAVNVICELARRNPKNYLSLAPLFFKLMTSSTNNWVLIKIIKLFGALTPLEPRLGKKLIEPLTNLIHSTSAMSLLYECVNTVIAVLISLSSGMPNHSASIQLCVQKLRILIEDSDQNLKYLGLLAMSKILKTHPKSVQSHKDLILQCLDDKDESIRLRALDLLYGMVSKKNLMEIVKKLMLHVDKAEGTTYRDELLTKIIDICSQSNYQYITNFEWYISILVELTRLEGTRHGHLIASQMLDVAIRVKAIRVFAVAQMATLLDNAHLLTGNMQRNGICEVLYAAAWICGEFSEHLENPLQTLEAMLRPKVATLPGHIQAVYVQNAAKLFATVLQSQKDNTDGTTVQETNQLMIDRLPLFVQSANLEVQERASCILQLVKYIQKLQQKEVEVAEEVIALFAGELNPVAPKAQKKVPVPEGLDLDAWINEPPSESESEDEQPKAIFTKEEPKHSRPRHTEVDEKELARRREARKQEQANNPFYIKASPSSQKVYQDTSGVEHIPVVQIDLSVPLKVPGLPMSDQYVKLEEERRQKERADKKKKDKKKKKEKRSGRGKKHDSGPESEEDITPAHMVDIVTEEMPENALPSDEDDKDPNDPHKALDIDLDNLVEMAGRRPLADSEKLPVRSHRPADVLKSPDGDTESTSQEVKRSSKEKKEKKKDKERDRKKSKEEKKKKKHKHEEKGVDLLGNPSGEPAVQSETPVEVVAPPASTTAEEAVTVAAEAVSLPKAASGTTPHSDPDESKDAETEESKSSKHKKKKQKKEKEEKDKKKKKKHHHHHHHSDGGEEGTVQNGSVDEEEPLPPMSNYCLLAENAYIKMMMEDADQVYDIQGNLQDGSQVVVSVIFENKCDSFLKSMEFNVLDSLNSKLQRPEGAGAHDGLTVPFQLPPGVSNEARFVFTVQSIVMPQKLKGTLTFIVKNEDSSTHEKLDFKLHFTCTSYLITTPCYSDAFAKLLESGDLKGSSVKLEGITMPFHHLLARICFYHHFSVVERVDSCASMYSRSIQGHHVCLLVKTSDQTVSIDAKCDEPALLGNVLDEIKQTFSQC; encoded by the exons ATGGCTTTGAAGATTGTCAAGGGGAGCATCGATCGGATGTTCGATAAAAACCTTCAGGATTTAGTACGTGGCATCAGGAACCACAAGGAAGATGAG GCCAAGTACATCTCCACTTGCATCGATGAGATCAAGCAAGAGCTCAAGCAGGATAATATTGCCGTCAAAGCCAATGCCGTGTGCAAGCTCACCTAC CTTCAGATGCTCGGCTATGACGTCAGCTGGGCCGCCTTCAACATCGTCGAAGTCATGAGCTCCTCCAAGTTCACTTACAAG AGGATCGGCTACTTGGCGGCCTCGCAGTGCTTTCACGAGAGCACAGACGTCATCATGCTGACCACTAATCAGATCCGAAAG GATCTGAGCAGTCCCAACCAGTACGACACAGGCGTCGCCCTCACAGGCTTGTCTTGCTTCGTCACCCCCGACCTGGCTCGGGACCTGGCCAACGACATTATGACGTTG ATGTCTCACACTAAACCTTACATCCGGAAGAAAGCGGTGCTGATTATGTACAAGGTCTTTCTCAAGTACCCAGAGTCCCTCCGTCCTGCTTTCCCCAGGCTCAAGGAGAAACTTGAAGACCCAGATccag GTGTTCAGTCGGCCGCAGTCAACGTGAtctgtgagctggcccgccggaATCCCAAAAACTACCTGTCTTTGGCACCACTCTTCTTCAAGCTCATGACCTCCTCCACCAACAATTGGGTTCTTATTAAGATTATTAAATTG TTTGGAGCTCTCACTCCTCTGGAGCCTCGATTGGGGAAAAAGCTGATTGAACCTCTGACCAACCTAATTCACAG TACATCTGCCATGTCTTTGCTGTACGAGTGTGTGAACACGGTTATTGCGG TGTTAATTTCTTTGTCGTCTGGGATGCCGAACCACAGTGCTAGTATCCAG CTCTGTGTCCAGAAACTGAGAATCCTGATTGAAGACTCTGACCAGAACT TGAAGTATCTGGGCCTTTTGGCCATGTCCAAAATCCTGAAGACCCACCCGAAGTCAGTGCAGAGCCACAAGGACCTCATCCTGCAGTGTCTGGATGACAAGGACGAGTCCATCCGTCTCAGAGCTTTGGACCTACTTTATGGCATG GTCTCCAAAAAGAACTTGATGGAGATTGTGAAGAAGCTGATGCTACACGTGGACAAAGCAGAGGGAACCACTTACAGGGATGAACTGCTCACTAAGATCATTGACATCTGTAGCCAGAGCAACTACCAGTACATCACCAACTTTGAGTG GTACATCAGCATCCTTGTAGAGCTGACGCGATTAGAGGGCACGAGGCACGGACACCTGATCGCCTCTCAGATGCTGGACGTGGCCATCCGGGTTAAGGCCATCCGGGTATTTGCCGTGGCCCAGATGGCCACCCTGCTGGACAATGCTCACCTCTTGACCGGGAACATGCAGAGAAATGGCATCTGTGAAGTTTTGTATGCGGCAGCTTGGATCTGTGGAGAGTTCTCGGA ACACCTGGAGAACCCGTTGCAGACGCTAGAAGCCATGCTGCGTCCCAAGGTGGCCACCTTGCCGGGCCACATCCAAGCCGTGTACGTGCAGAATGCCGCCAAGCTGTTCGCCACCGTGCTGCAGAGCCAAAAGGACAACACGGATGGCACAACAGTGCAAGAAACcaaccagctcatgatcgaccgcCTCCCGCTTTTTGTCCAGAGCGCCAACCTGGAGGTGCAGGAGAGG GCGTCTTGCATCCTGCAGCTGGTGAAATACATCCAGAAACTGCAGCAGAAGGAAGTCGAGGTAGCGGAGGAAGTGATTGCACTTTTTGCCGGAGAACTCAACCCTGTAGCCCCCAAGGCACAGAAGAAAGTGCCTGTCCCTGAAGG TCTGGACCTGGATGCCTGGATCAACGAGCCTCCATCCGAGAGCGAGTCTGAGGACGAGCAGCCCAAGGCTATTTTTACAAAGGAGGAGCCCAAGCATTCCCGGCCCAGACACACAGAAGTGGACGAGAAGGAGCTGGCAAGG AGAAGAGAAGCCAGGAAACAAGAGCAAGCCAACAACCCCTTTTACATCAAGGCCTCACCATCTTCTCAGAAG GTGTACCAGGACACATCAGGAGTGGAGCACATCCCAGTCGTTCAGATTGATCTGAGTGTGCCTCTGAAAGTACCAG GCCTGCCTATGTCCGACCAGTACGtgaagctggaggaggagcgTCGGCAGAAGGAGCGAGCCGACAAGAAAAAGAaggacaagaagaaaaagaaagagaagcgCAGTGGACGTGGGAAAAAACACGACTCGGGTCCGGAGAGCGAGGAGGACATCACGCCGGCGCACATGGTCGACATCGTCACCGAGGAGATGCCAGAG AATGCCTTACCCAGTGATGAGGATGACAAAGATCCGAATGACCCTCACAAAGCCCTGGATATCGACCTGGACAA CTTGGTGGAAATGGCTGGGCGCAG GCCACTTGCAGACAGCGAGAAGCTACCAGTCAGGTCCCACCGTCCGGCAGACGTCCTGAAAAGCCCGGACGGAGATACGGAAAGTACCTCGCAGGAGGTCAAGAGGAGCAGCaaagagaagaaggagaagaagaaagataaagagagggataggaag AAGagcaaagaggagaagaagaagaaaaaacacaaacatgaaGAAAAAGGAGTGGATCTTCTCGGGAATCCGTCGGGTGAACCCGCCGTCCAATCAGAAACACCCGTTGAGGTGGTGGCTCCGCCCGCCTCCACGACTGCTGAG GAAGCAGTAACAGTAGCAGCAGAAGCCGTTTCCCTGCCCAAGGCAGCTTCTGGCACGACGCCACACTCCGATCCCGACGAGAGCAAGGACGCCGAGACGGAGGAGTCG AAGTCATCTaagcacaagaagaagaagcagaaaaaggagaaggaggagaaggacaagaaaaagaagaagaagcaccatcaccatcaccaccacagcGATGGAGGTGAAGAAGGGACTGTGCAAAACGGCAGCGTGGATGAGGAAGAACCTCTTCCG cccatGTCCAACTACTGCCTCCTCGCAGAGAACGCTTACATCAAGATG ATGATGGAAGATGCCGATCAG GTATACGACATCCAGGGGAACCTGCAAGATGGCAGCCAGGTGGTGGTGTCGGTCATCTTTGAGAACAAATGCGATAGCTTCCTGAAATCCATGGAGTTCAACGTGCTGGACTCCCTGAACTCCAAGCTGCAGAGGCCGGAGGGGGCGGGGGCGCACGACGGCCTCACCGTCccctttcagctccctcctg GGGTGTCCAATGAAGCGCGCTTTGTGTTCACCGTGCAGAGCATCGTCATGCCACAGAAACTGAAGGGAACGCTCACTTTCATTGTCAAG AATGAAGACTCCTCAACTCATGAGAAACTGGACTTCAAACTGCACTTTACTTGCACCTCCTACCTAATCACCACTCCATGCTACAG CGACGCATTTGCAAAATTGTTGGAATCCGGCGACCTGAAGGGGAGCTCTGTCAAACTGGAAGGCATCACCATGCCCTTCCACCACCTTCTGGCCAGGATCTGCTTCTATCACCACTTCTCTG tCGTGGAGAGGGTGGACTCCTGTGCCTCCATGTATAGCAGGTCAATCCAGGGTCACCATGTGTGTTTGCTCGTCAAAACT TCCGACCAAACGGTGTCCATCGACGCCAAATGTGACGAACCGGCGCTGCTCGGGAACGTGCTGGATGAGATCAAACAGACCTTCTCTCAGTGCTGA